From Bacteroidales bacterium, one genomic window encodes:
- a CDS encoding outer membrane lipoprotein carrier protein LolA translates to MNFRKINLRLIAAFLPLAALAFLPLSSEKLSGAEQPADPDKPMYDKIIATAKAVNTLECNFSETKTIAVLANPIYRSGKLYYRKPNNMRWEYSKKEYGVCGPKGNYMVRDGKRDSGGSRAFAMISRITTSFMNGSPIDRKNFSLNYHPDREGFVVVLMPKNPKIKATLDYIMMHFDTQSGYIKSFEMHHQNDATKITFSNRQTNQQIDDDIFE, encoded by the coding sequence ATGAATTTTAGAAAGATTAATTTAAGACTGATTGCGGCCTTTTTGCCTTTGGCGGCGCTTGCATTTCTGCCGCTTTCATCTGAGAAGCTGTCGGGAGCAGAACAGCCTGCGGATCCTGACAAACCAATGTATGACAAGATTATTGCTACTGCAAAAGCGGTGAATACGCTTGAATGCAATTTCTCTGAAACTAAGACAATTGCAGTGCTGGCAAACCCAATATACAGGAGCGGGAAACTTTACTATCGCAAGCCAAATAATATGAGATGGGAATACTCAAAGAAAGAATACGGAGTTTGCGGGCCCAAGGGTAATTACATGGTCAGAGATGGGAAAAGAGACAGCGGAGGAAGCAGAGCTTTTGCTATGATAAGCAGAATTACTACCTCTTTTATGAACGGGTCTCCAATTGACAGAAAGAATTTTTCTCTTAATTATCATCCCGACAGAGAGGGATTTGTTGTTGTGTTAATGCCTAAGAATCCAAAGATTAAGGCGACACTAGATTATATCATGATGCACTTTGATACGCAAAGCGGGTACATAAAATCTTTTGAGATGCATCATCAAAATGATGCAACAAAAATTACTTTCTCAAACAGACAAACTAATCAGCAGATAGATGACGATATTTTTGAATAG
- a CDS encoding glycosyltransferase family 2 protein, whose protein sequence is MNRADELKACVLLPSYNNCGTAGQVVDSLVEAGYKVIAVNDGSTDGTGDIFIGRKEKLAALISYSKNRGKGYALALGLKKANELGFALAISIDADGQHTLQCIDNMINAEENISSENTIVIGSRGMRGKDGKSKFANNFSNFWFTVQTGFKLPDTQSGCRIYPVKKLSGIHYFTTRYEFELEILVRAAWRGMDILPVPIEAVYEQVNRVSHFRPGTDFTRISVLNIFLTILAPIYGYPKKLIYRWRNSS, encoded by the coding sequence ATGAATAGAGCCGATGAATTAAAAGCTTGCGTACTGCTGCCATCTTACAATAACTGTGGGACGGCTGGGCAAGTTGTTGATTCATTGGTTGAAGCGGGATATAAAGTGATTGCCGTAAATGACGGTTCAACAGATGGTACCGGAGACATTTTTATCGGACGCAAAGAAAAACTGGCCGCGCTGATTTCTTACTCTAAAAACAGAGGGAAAGGTTATGCTTTGGCATTAGGGTTAAAAAAAGCAAATGAACTTGGCTTTGCGCTTGCAATCTCTATAGATGCCGACGGACAACATACTTTGCAATGCATTGACAATATGATTAATGCAGAAGAAAATATATCTTCTGAAAATACTATTGTAATTGGCAGCCGCGGCATGAGGGGCAAAGACGGAAAGAGCAAGTTTGCAAACAACTTCTCAAATTTCTGGTTTACCGTTCAGACTGGTTTTAAACTTCCCGATACTCAAAGCGGGTGCAGAATTTACCCGGTCAAAAAACTGTCGGGAATACACTATTTTACTACAAGGTATGAATTTGAACTGGAGATACTTGTGCGTGCTGCATGGAGAGGCATGGATATTTTACCTGTGCCTATAGAGGCTGTTTATGAGCAAGTTAACAGGGTGTCTCATTTCCGTCCGGGTACAGATTTTACCCGCATTTCTGTTTTAAATATTTTTTTGACAATTTTAGCGCCAATATATGGTTACCCTAAAAAGCTGATTTACAGATGGAGAAATTCTTCTTAA
- a CDS encoding phosphopantetheine-binding protein encodes MEDLINQLKGQIIESLNLDGVKPESIKSDAPLFGDQGLGLDSIDALELIVLMEKNYGIKLKDPKMGKQIFSSVQTMAEYVEKNRKY; translated from the coding sequence ATGGAAGATTTGATTAATCAGTTGAAGGGGCAAATCATTGAGTCCCTAAATCTTGACGGAGTAAAGCCTGAGAGCATTAAGAGTGATGCTCCATTGTTTGGCGACCAGGGCTTGGGTCTTGATTCTATTGATGCTCTGGAGCTTATTGTTCTAATGGAGAAAAATTATGGGATTAAGCTAAAGGACCCTAAGATGGGCAAGCAGATTTTTTCCTCCGTTCAAACCATGGCTGAGTACGTAGAAAAAAATAGAAAATACTAA
- a CDS encoding 1-acyl-sn-glycerol-3-phosphate acyltransferase, with product MEKFFLKIYDFFAHGRRKWAFIIPGILALLFAGAACLINMNEDIAGFLPYGSGKAHRQSQFIYKNLRMADKVMVIISADDLRHYQKTADDSLAEAFGDTLTETDKRINVLTRAADDFSDRYDMSGIKGVKDAQTRIDAVAYMNVTDFLVSNMPYFLEKEDYDRADSIIAAGGIADILKEDRSQILSPQGTVLQQGIVSDPLHFSKPILDRLGKMGMDSDYKIIGDYLFTGDSTRIIMTLTSAYGGSETRRNKQLVKSLEKIRDSVTADNKGVKVDFLGSPVIAVTNSIRMHKDSVRCSMLALFLIILLLGWYFRKLKPIILICIPVVFGVLFGLAWMGLFQTSVSAIALSASSVILGIGVDYALVYSTRLGFVGNSRQALKDIVSPMVTGNITTVGAFFSLLVMSAAGMRDFGLFAAISLIGVILFVVIFLPHWVGEKQYKSIESGWMGRWTNLKMEEKNWIVWGVVVATVILFFFSQRVKFNGDFNKINYMTSRQRADMEEFNAHTAAAGNVAVYAVAQGNTMDQALTQYESLKSFANKAVGSKVSLQSKGLENFLPSRKTQGERIAMWNEWVDKHRSGLNSSLESNASSAGFSKDAFAPFRRIMNKEFLVHDADFFKPLTSTLLSGYILKDTTGKALILTILYTPEKNLPKIYKMFDADKNVSNLKKVAQSESVSGKHHHESVNEPFLFDSFSMTDEMIDVLQGDFNWVLFICSFLVFGFLWWAFGRVETALIAFLPMVVSWIWITGLMGLFGTSFNIVNIILATFIFGMGDDYTIFIVDGCAYEYAYNKKLLASYKTSVTLSAITMLIGIGSLVFAVHPAMRSLGEVAIIGMICVVAMAFVLPPLLFRWITTCKYDGSRSLRFAPAKLIDILVSAYCAIVFFCVSLWLNIKCMFVSERDTSKLHKSLQNTAKFVVKYMPRVGHTLINESNETFEKPSVIICNHQSHLDLMYLLQISPKIIVLTNHWVWHSPFYGKIIRKAQFISVEDGFENCVEPLKQLVDEGYSIAIFPEGTRSSDCSILPFHNGAFYLAEKLNLDIVPIIFHGIGHVLPKREMIFRKGSVVTKILPRISSEELKNGIKYGDKPLRQAQIFRQLYIKEYNSIVKERENFAYLYDRIRGFYMYKGADILKAADEELAVLKNYPGHAWNSANDGSFDAKVLAIPQNGTVCYEDCKMGVEPLAVALMRNDVKVMISADNDEDADLLRVISENCGGNLVFGKASKVPVSEEVVKTDDMPDEPVLF from the coding sequence ATGGAGAAATTCTTCTTAAAAATATATGATTTTTTTGCCCATGGCAGAAGAAAATGGGCATTTATAATCCCCGGAATCCTTGCGCTTCTTTTTGCCGGTGCGGCATGTCTCATTAACATGAATGAGGATATAGCAGGCTTCCTTCCTTACGGGAGCGGCAAAGCTCATAGGCAGAGTCAGTTCATTTACAAGAATTTAAGAATGGCTGACAAGGTGATGGTTATAATCTCCGCAGATGACTTGAGGCATTATCAGAAAACAGCAGACGATTCTTTGGCTGAGGCATTTGGTGACACTCTGACAGAAACGGATAAAAGGATAAATGTCCTTACCAGGGCTGCAGATGATTTTTCTGACCGCTATGATATGTCCGGCATTAAGGGTGTTAAAGACGCTCAGACAAGAATTGATGCCGTTGCTTATATGAATGTGACTGATTTTCTTGTTTCCAATATGCCGTATTTCCTTGAGAAAGAGGATTATGACAGAGCCGATTCCATAATTGCCGCGGGAGGAATTGCCGATATTTTGAAGGAGGACAGGAGCCAGATATTGTCACCGCAGGGGACGGTTTTGCAGCAGGGAATTGTGAGCGATCCTCTCCACTTTTCTAAACCTATTCTTGATAGGCTTGGGAAAATGGGCATGGACAGTGATTATAAAATTATTGGAGACTACCTGTTTACGGGAGATTCAACAAGGATAATAATGACTCTTACTTCTGCTTACGGGGGAAGCGAGACCAGAAGAAATAAGCAGCTTGTAAAGAGTCTGGAAAAAATAAGAGATTCTGTAACAGCTGATAATAAAGGAGTTAAAGTTGACTTTCTAGGCTCGCCAGTTATTGCAGTTACAAATTCCATTAGGATGCATAAAGATTCTGTGAGATGTTCTATGCTGGCGCTATTCCTGATAATTTTATTGCTGGGCTGGTATTTTAGAAAGTTAAAACCTATAATTTTAATTTGCATTCCTGTTGTGTTTGGTGTCTTGTTTGGCCTTGCCTGGATGGGACTCTTCCAAACCAGTGTTTCTGCAATTGCACTCTCCGCAAGTTCTGTAATTCTTGGAATTGGGGTGGATTATGCATTGGTATATTCTACACGGCTCGGATTTGTAGGAAATTCAAGGCAGGCACTGAAAGATATTGTGTCTCCGATGGTTACAGGAAATATCACAACCGTTGGCGCATTCTTCAGTTTGCTTGTTATGAGCGCAGCCGGCATGAGAGACTTTGGGTTATTTGCCGCCATTTCTTTGATAGGTGTAATACTATTTGTTGTAATATTCTTGCCGCATTGGGTTGGAGAAAAACAATACAAATCAATAGAGAGCGGCTGGATGGGAAGATGGACAAATCTGAAAATGGAGGAGAAAAATTGGATTGTCTGGGGCGTAGTTGTTGCGACAGTTATATTATTCTTCTTCTCTCAAAGAGTGAAATTTAACGGAGACTTTAACAAAATAAATTACATGACATCCCGCCAGCGCGCAGATATGGAGGAGTTTAATGCTCATACTGCAGCTGCCGGAAATGTTGCCGTTTATGCTGTAGCACAGGGCAATACAATGGATCAGGCGCTGACACAGTATGAATCACTAAAGTCTTTTGCCAATAAAGCTGTCGGGAGCAAAGTGTCATTGCAAAGCAAGGGGCTGGAAAATTTCTTGCCTTCTAGAAAGACTCAGGGTGAGAGGATTGCAATGTGGAATGAATGGGTGGATAAACACAGATCCGGCCTTAACAGTTCTTTGGAGAGTAATGCCTCTTCTGCCGGATTCAGCAAAGATGCCTTTGCGCCGTTCAGAAGAATTATGAACAAGGAGTTTCTGGTTCATGATGCCGACTTCTTTAAACCTTTGACTTCTACCTTGTTGAGCGGTTATATTCTAAAGGATACAACAGGCAAGGCGCTGATATTGACAATACTTTATACTCCGGAAAAAAATCTGCCAAAAATATATAAGATGTTTGATGCGGATAAAAATGTATCTAATCTTAAGAAGGTTGCACAGTCTGAGTCTGTCTCCGGCAAGCACCATCATGAGAGCGTAAATGAGCCATTCTTGTTTGACTCATTCTCAATGACGGATGAGATGATAGATGTTTTGCAGGGAGATTTTAACTGGGTTCTGTTCATCTGCAGTTTCTTGGTATTCGGCTTCTTATGGTGGGCGTTTGGAAGAGTTGAGACTGCATTGATTGCTTTTCTTCCAATGGTTGTGAGCTGGATATGGATTACAGGATTGATGGGTTTATTTGGCACAAGTTTTAATATAGTGAATATAATTCTGGCCACATTTATTTTTGGAATGGGGGATGATTATACAATCTTTATTGTTGACGGCTGCGCGTATGAATATGCATATAACAAGAAATTGCTGGCCTCTTACAAAACAAGTGTAACTCTCTCAGCAATAACAATGTTAATAGGCATTGGCTCCCTTGTTTTTGCGGTCCATCCTGCAATGCGTTCTCTTGGAGAAGTTGCAATAATAGGAATGATATGCGTTGTTGCAATGGCATTTGTTCTTCCTCCTCTTTTGTTCCGCTGGATTACAACTTGCAAATATGACGGTAGCCGCAGCTTAAGGTTTGCTCCTGCTAAACTTATTGACATACTGGTCTCTGCGTATTGCGCAATTGTATTTTTCTGTGTCAGTTTGTGGCTGAATATTAAGTGTATGTTTGTATCGGAGAGAGATACTTCCAAGTTGCACAAGAGTCTGCAAAACACTGCAAAATTTGTTGTAAAATACATGCCGCGTGTTGGGCATACGCTTATAAATGAGAGCAATGAAACATTTGAAAAACCTTCAGTTATTATTTGCAATCACCAGAGCCATTTGGATTTGATGTATCTGCTTCAGATTTCTCCAAAAATTATTGTGCTTACAAATCACTGGGTATGGCACTCTCCGTTCTATGGAAAAATAATTCGCAAAGCGCAGTTCATTTCTGTAGAAGACGGATTTGAAAATTGTGTTGAACCGTTGAAACAGCTTGTAGATGAAGGATATTCAATTGCAATTTTCCCGGAGGGAACGCGCAGCTCAGATTGCAGTATTCTGCCTTTCCATAACGGTGCTTTCTATCTTGCAGAAAAATTAAATCTGGATATTGTACCTATAATTTTCCATGGCATAGGACATGTTCTGCCAAAGAGAGAAATGATATTCAGAAAAGGTTCCGTTGTTACAAAGATTCTCCCAAGAATATCTTCTGAAGAGTTGAAGAACGGAATTAAATACGGAGATAAACCTTTAAGACAAGCTCAGATATTCAGACAATTGTACATAAAAGAATACAATTCAATTGTAAAAGAAAGAGAGAATTTTGCCTACTTGTATGACCGCATAAGAGGATTTTATATGTATAAAGGTGCCGATATTTTAAAGGCTGCTGATGAAGAGCTTGCAGTTCTAAAGAATTATCCGGGACATGCATGGAATTCTGCTAATGACGGTTCATTTGACGCAAAGGTTCTGGCTATTCCGCAGAACGGAACGGTATGTTATGAAGATTGCAAAATGGGTGTTGAGCCTTTGGCTGTTGCATTAATGAGGAATGACGTAAAAGTTATGATATCCGCCGATAATGATGAAGATGCAGATTTGCTGAGGGTAATATCTGAGAATTGCGGAGGCAATCTTGTTTTTGGAAAAGCATCAAAAGTGCCTGTGTCTGAAGAGGTTGTTAAGACAGATGACATGCCTGACGAGCCTGTATTATTTTAG
- a CDS encoding alpha/beta hydrolase has product MKKIFLIAVLALFFLLPTVSSFASKSSLSLADDSLLEHRGVRLWPASKPGDNTHRVKLFAYIPKSAEYTVYSNPSPTTISSKCPAIIIFPGGSYCYLGINVEGHDIAKFMKNNGVAAFVLRYRTGMYGNHYPDAYEDYKHTVDYIKAGVRSGKWNIDTTKIGVIGFSAGGHLAGCAALDSNPHYRPAFAGMIYPVISMNKPWSNKKSRRNLLHGAGYLCNWTTKCDEKVMNLYSLEDHVYPGMAPVFIMQCKDDKTVSIQNSTIFIEKLQEANVQDCEWHVFERGGHGFGLNPISGSDAAGWSNMFIKWLKKLWQK; this is encoded by the coding sequence ATGAAAAAGATTTTTTTGATAGCGGTTCTTGCTTTATTTTTTTTACTCCCGACAGTTTCTTCTTTTGCAAGCAAAAGTTCCCTCTCTCTTGCGGATGATTCTTTGTTGGAGCACAGGGGAGTGAGGCTGTGGCCCGCTTCCAAACCGGGTGATAATACTCACAGAGTTAAGTTGTTTGCTTATATCCCAAAGAGTGCGGAATACACTGTATATAGCAATCCAAGTCCGACAACAATTTCTTCCAAGTGTCCTGCAATAATAATTTTTCCAGGAGGAAGTTATTGTTACCTGGGGATAAATGTTGAAGGGCATGATATTGCAAAATTCATGAAAAACAACGGGGTTGCCGCATTCGTATTGCGTTATCGGACAGGAATGTATGGCAATCATTATCCGGATGCTTATGAAGATTACAAGCATACCGTTGATTATATTAAGGCCGGTGTGCGCAGCGGCAAATGGAATATTGACACAACAAAGATTGGAGTTATTGGTTTTTCCGCGGGGGGACATCTTGCAGGGTGTGCGGCGCTTGACAGTAATCCTCATTACCGTCCGGCATTTGCAGGGATGATATATCCGGTGATTAGCATGAATAAGCCATGGTCAAATAAAAAATCTAGAAGGAACCTTTTGCATGGCGCAGGCTATTTGTGCAATTGGACTACAAAATGCGACGAAAAGGTCATGAATTTGTATTCACTTGAAGATCATGTATATCCAGGTATGGCTCCCGTTTTTATCATGCAATGCAAAGATGATAAGACCGTGAGCATACAAAATAGTACTATCTTTATTGAGAAGTTGCAAGAGGCAAACGTGCAGGATTGTGAGTGGCATGTTTTTGAGCGGGGGGGACACGGTTTTGGACTTAATCCCATATCTGGTTCCGATGCGGCCGGATGGAGCAATATGTTTATTAAATGGCTGAAAAAATTATGGCAGAAATAA
- a CDS encoding beta-ketoacyl-[acyl-carrier-protein] synthase family protein, translating to MSLRVVITGAGVISAAGAGVGRTKDSLLRGYSNMQPLKYLNTIHTDVPCAEVPYSNDELKDFLGLRGDVLITRSALLGISAAREALEMAGLSNSAIAASFPDKNIKVAFLNGTTVGGMDFSELYYRDFLNNDSKNQFIQLHGSGTTTLSIAERTDVDYCYVDTLSTACSAAANAITMGADLIKCGRADIVVAGGCECITKYHLNGFYSLMILDTKPCRPFNADRSGLNLGEGAGFIVLESEEIAKARGVKPIAELTGYSNVCDAFHQTAISPGGDGAVIAMRNALKMSGLQSDQIDYINAHGTGTANNDLSEGTAIDTVFCGHVPPVSSTKGMTGHPTSAAGAVEAVICLIAMREHFIPANLRFTEQIPGLSFAPVAKRIDNVQLNNVLSNSFGFGGNDTSLIFSKYEDDCKVGGAM from the coding sequence ATGTCCCTAAGGGTTGTCATAACGGGAGCCGGAGTTATTTCTGCTGCCGGAGCCGGGGTGGGGCGGACTAAAGACTCCCTGCTGCGAGGCTACTCTAATATGCAACCTCTCAAGTATTTAAATACTATCCATACGGATGTGCCGTGTGCTGAGGTCCCGTACAGCAATGATGAATTAAAAGATTTTTTGGGCTTGCGCGGGGATGTTTTGATTACAAGGTCTGCATTGCTGGGCATTAGCGCTGCGCGTGAGGCTTTGGAGATGGCGGGCTTAAGCAATTCTGCTATTGCCGCCTCATTCCCGGATAAAAATATAAAGGTTGCATTTCTTAACGGCACTACCGTTGGCGGCATGGATTTTAGCGAGTTATACTATCGGGATTTTCTTAATAATGACTCTAAAAATCAATTTATTCAGTTACACGGAAGCGGGACTACAACTCTATCTATTGCCGAACGTACAGATGTAGATTACTGTTACGTTGATACTTTGTCTACTGCATGCAGCGCTGCTGCAAATGCCATAACCATGGGGGCCGATTTGATTAAGTGCGGGAGAGCTGATATTGTGGTAGCAGGTGGTTGTGAGTGCATTACAAAGTATCATCTTAACGGGTTTTACTCATTGATGATACTGGATACTAAGCCGTGCCGGCCATTTAATGCTGACCGTTCCGGACTTAATCTTGGTGAGGGCGCAGGTTTTATAGTGCTTGAGAGTGAGGAGATTGCCAAGGCAAGAGGGGTAAAGCCCATTGCAGAACTAACTGGTTATTCTAATGTTTGCGATGCTTTTCATCAGACGGCAATTTCTCCGGGAGGTGACGGTGCTGTGATTGCAATGAGAAATGCTTTAAAAATGAGCGGATTGCAATCTGATCAAATAGATTATATAAATGCTCACGGTACCGGAACCGCTAATAATGATTTATCAGAGGGTACTGCAATTGATACTGTGTTTTGCGGTCATGTTCCTCCCGTTAGTTCCACAAAGGGAATGACGGGACATCCCACAAGTGCGGCTGGCGCCGTGGAGGCGGTCATTTGCCTGATTGCAATGCGGGAACACTTTATTCCTGCTAATCTGAGATTTACAGAGCAAATACCTGGTCTGAGTTTTGCTCCGGTTGCAAAAAGAATTGACAATGTTCAACTGAATAACGTGTTGTCAAATTCTTTTGGATTTGGCGGCAATGATACGTCCTTGATATTCTCAAAATATGAGGATGATTGTAAAGTTGGAGGAGCAATGTAA
- a CDS encoding acyltransferase, whose product MAEIIKSCPVDSSSKFDDLRPYRDAEINAAMRRIAADKKIPGIMHYVFGKERGAKKMADLHNFKSVRDFQANVMDAAINNIAKKTIDGFTCDGLEKLDKNKGYLFISNHRDILLDAALLQIALYSNGFDTSEITFGNNLMQPGLVTDIGKSNKMFKVIRSGNAKDFYRCSMHLSDYIRYTLTQRHQSVWIAQRNGRTKNGDDKTSQTIIKMFSLSGGKILSKNLEELNIAPMSISYQWETCDKMKVRELFLSQNHPYIKEPGEDMRSIVAGIMQPKGKVHIQICKPIAPEELEPLDNYDRNDALALLAHIIDRRIYDGYKLWNTNYIAYDMLYNTFKFTDRYTQEEYRNFSERMHKTLEQWPDELLPLMDLYLQIYSNPVVNKLSLE is encoded by the coding sequence ATGGCAGAAATAATTAAGAGTTGTCCTGTAGATTCATCCTCTAAGTTTGACGATTTGCGTCCCTATAGAGATGCTGAAATTAATGCTGCCATGAGGCGCATTGCCGCGGATAAAAAAATTCCCGGAATCATGCACTATGTTTTTGGAAAAGAGAGAGGTGCAAAGAAAATGGCTGATTTGCATAACTTTAAATCAGTGAGAGATTTCCAGGCTAATGTGATGGATGCGGCAATAAACAATATTGCAAAGAAGACCATAGACGGTTTTACGTGTGATGGTTTGGAGAAACTGGACAAAAATAAAGGATATCTATTTATTTCTAATCACAGGGATATTTTGCTGGATGCCGCGCTTTTGCAAATAGCCCTGTATTCCAACGGATTTGACACTTCTGAAATAACTTTTGGGAACAACCTTATGCAGCCCGGTCTGGTTACCGATATTGGAAAATCTAACAAGATGTTTAAGGTAATTCGCAGCGGCAATGCAAAAGATTTTTACAGGTGTTCTATGCATCTTTCTGATTATATCAGATATACGCTTACCCAAAGACATCAGTCTGTTTGGATTGCCCAGCGCAACGGCCGCACAAAAAACGGAGATGACAAAACAAGTCAGACCATCATTAAAATGTTTTCACTGTCGGGAGGAAAAATATTAAGCAAGAATCTGGAAGAGCTGAATATTGCTCCGATGTCTATTTCATATCAGTGGGAGACTTGTGACAAGATGAAGGTGAGGGAGCTTTTCTTATCTCAGAATCATCCTTACATAAAGGAGCCGGGTGAGGATATGAGAAGCATTGTGGCCGGCATTATGCAGCCAAAAGGAAAGGTCCATATTCAAATTTGCAAGCCGATTGCTCCGGAAGAGTTGGAGCCGCTTGACAATTATGACAGAAATGATGCGCTTGCCTTGCTTGCGCATATTATAGACAGAAGAATATATGATGGTTATAAGTTGTGGAATACCAACTATATAGCTTATGACATGCTTTATAATACTTTTAAGTTTACCGATAGATATACTCAGGAAGAGTACAGAAATTTTTCTGAAAGGATGCATAAAACACTTGAGCAGTGGCCGGATGAGTTGCTGCCTCTGATGGATTTGTATCTTCAGATTTACAGCAACCCGGTTGTTAACAAACTCTCCCTTGAGTAG
- a CDS encoding EamA family transporter: protein MSMLKLIVTSTVQSTFLVAGQVFLKFALQKVDKMGFTWHCIKQLFWNFPFLLCGLCMGAATVLWFYILRHFPFSAAYPLISISYVLGTFVSLFIFHENIPPIRYVGIALIIIGVVFIAQQ, encoded by the coding sequence ATGAGCATGCTTAAACTGATTGTGACCTCTACTGTACAAAGTACATTTCTTGTTGCCGGGCAGGTGTTCCTTAAGTTTGCCTTGCAAAAGGTTGATAAAATGGGGTTTACATGGCATTGCATTAAACAGCTTTTTTGGAATTTTCCATTTTTGCTTTGCGGTCTGTGCATGGGAGCTGCAACTGTTTTGTGGTTTTATATTCTTAGACATTTCCCTTTCAGCGCGGCATATCCGCTTATAAGCATAAGTTATGTGCTTGGAACTTTTGTCTCTTTATTTATTTTCCATGAAAATATTCCGCCAATAAGATATGTTGGTATTGCGTTAATTATTATTGGAGTTGTATTTATTGCGCAGCAGTAA